A single genomic interval of bacterium harbors:
- a CDS encoding methyltransferase domain-containing protein encodes MTKHLANVPTLPPPEGRLANRHGDPAFSGIDAYDRAWETHGDAWDYLREASPHHATKRLSTRLYMDALAPALAAYPAASRALDAGCGVGRFTRELARRGYRVTALDPCGPALARAMAHAQDEAWGEIDWRYADLSLLDDMAPASFDIALSAEVLNYVTVPADEMARLCRVTRPGGLVTVSVEGALGALAARGADPETIARVVGGDTSLVEDGAAVRLFRAGELDDLMRGAGLKDVRVTGSHFLCEGVLWSSLDDAALAGED; translated from the coding sequence ATGACAAAACACCTGGCCAACGTCCCCACCCTGCCGCCGCCTGAAGGACGGCTGGCAAACCGGCACGGCGACCCCGCGTTTTCCGGCATCGACGCGTACGATCGCGCATGGGAAACGCACGGCGATGCGTGGGACTATCTGCGCGAGGCGTCGCCGCATCACGCGACAAAGCGCCTCTCGACGCGCCTGTACATGGACGCGCTTGCGCCCGCGCTCGCGGCGTATCCCGCCGCGTCGCGCGCGCTTGACGCGGGCTGCGGCGTCGGCCGTTTCACGCGCGAGCTGGCGCGCCGGGGTTATCGCGTCACCGCGCTCGATCCCTGCGGGCCGGCACTTGCACGCGCGATGGCGCACGCGCAGGACGAAGCGTGGGGCGAGATCGACTGGCGCTACGCCGACCTTTCGCTTCTCGACGACATGGCGCCGGCGAGCTTCGATATCGCGTTGTCGGCGGAGGTCCTGAATTACGTCACCGTGCCCGCGGACGAGATGGCGCGCCTTTGCCGCGTCACGCGGCCGGGCGGGCTTGTCACCGTTTCCGTCGAGGGGGCACTCGGCGCGCTGGCCGCGCGCGGCGCAGATCCGGAAACGATCGCGCGCGTCGTCGGCGGCGACACGAGCCTTGTCGAAGACGGCGCGGCGGTGCGGCTGTTTCGCGCGGGCGAGCTGGACGACCTGATGCGCGGCGCCGGGCTGAAAGACGTGCGCGTTACCGGCAGCCACTTCCTTTGCGAGGGCGTGTTGTGGTCATCGCTCGACGACGCCGCGCTCGCCGGCGAGGACG
- a CDS encoding class I SAM-dependent methyltransferase, whose amino-acid sequence MHGHAHGHGHGHAHHPGTILDDHLTHAQYLAHQRARRRAITRDVRRAAIGILAAGGTGPLLEIGVGPAVGLGMLADALGTEEATGVDADPRMIELAKAEQPRFAPTLVVADAQKVLPVADGTIGAIYSELVLHHIDDPAAVFANAYRALRPGGVFFLSDVDPENAMSRAFTALYPLLVALGFSRHGFLAARHSLTMARPFGELVDMMRAAGFEIVHEERRRIRGEAVARKPAL is encoded by the coding sequence ATGCACGGCCACGCGCACGGGCACGGGCACGGGCACGCGCACCATCCCGGCACCATCCTCGACGACCACCTGACGCACGCGCAGTACCTCGCGCATCAGCGCGCGCGACGCCGCGCGATCACTCGCGACGTGCGCCGCGCCGCGATCGGCATCCTCGCCGCCGGCGGCACGGGGCCGCTCCTTGAGATCGGCGTCGGACCCGCCGTGGGCCTTGGAATGCTCGCGGACGCGCTTGGCACGGAGGAAGCGACGGGCGTCGATGCCGATCCGCGCATGATCGAGCTTGCCAAGGCCGAGCAGCCGCGATTCGCGCCTACGCTCGTTGTCGCCGACGCGCAAAAGGTGCTGCCCGTAGCCGATGGCACGATCGGCGCGATCTATTCGGAACTCGTGCTGCATCACATCGACGATCCCGCGGCCGTGTTCGCGAACGCGTACCGCGCGCTTCGTCCGGGCGGCGTATTCTTTTTGTCGGATGTCGATCCGGAAAACGCGATGAGCCGCGCGTTTACGGCGCTGTATCCCTTGCTCGTCGCGCTGGGATTTTCGCGCCACGGGTTCCTGGCGGCGCGCCACTCGCTGACGATGGCGCGGCCGTTTGGCGAACTTGTCGACATGATGCGCGCGGCGGGGTTCGAGATCGTGCACGAGGAGCGCCGCCGCATCCGCGGCGAAGCCGTGGCGCGAAAGCCGGCGTTGTAG
- a CDS encoding B12-binding domain-containing radical SAM protein, with the protein MRVLMVRPPKYLWPYMNEHDNFLLSQAMVYVGAAARAAGHDVTLIDCGPSKMGWTSLAETIRDLRPRAVLAGDSETLYEHETGRVFALAKSIDQDIVTISGGTHFAQNAVDCMRRYPIDAIVRGEAEATLTELLGAIDGGSRDFSNIAGLAIRGEDGGAAFTGHRDLIRDLDTLPFPAYDLLPMHLFGASRYLFSPGGMTIHHSRGCVDSCAFCACWLQMAKRKGDPSVEYAETFLPRWRTRSVEPVIDEMIHLHDRYGKNCFVFGDDTWNVKQEWNDAFAEKVLRLDRKFYWFGFMRADYLIRDEKAGIFEKLIRTGLSHICIGVERAEDDDLDRMSKHNYSTEKNAWLIPYLKRKYPSLFIQSTFIVGVREDTPEKLDRMVSFVKKLNPDFPAFHPLTPVPGTKSFEEARSNGWIEEFDYSRYDWMTPVMGTATMTRDEIHLKLWEMNRQVLSLKNIVRGIFSPHKYKRRMYIWWAIVTANVALDFLVDRILPSRSVRKKVELSEYVGLLKPDWYEA; encoded by the coding sequence ATGCGCGTCCTGATGGTCCGGCCGCCGAAATATCTGTGGCCGTACATGAACGAACACGACAACTTCCTGCTCTCGCAGGCGATGGTCTACGTCGGCGCCGCCGCGCGTGCCGCCGGGCACGATGTGACGCTCATCGACTGCGGACCGTCGAAAATGGGCTGGACGAGCCTCGCGGAAACGATCCGCGACCTGCGCCCGCGCGCCGTGCTCGCGGGGGATTCCGAGACGCTCTACGAACACGAGACCGGCCGCGTGTTCGCGCTCGCCAAGTCCATCGACCAGGACATCGTGACGATCTCCGGCGGGACGCACTTCGCGCAGAACGCCGTGGACTGCATGCGCCGCTATCCCATCGACGCCATCGTGCGCGGCGAGGCCGAGGCGACGCTGACCGAACTGCTCGGCGCGATCGACGGCGGTTCGCGCGATTTTTCGAACATCGCGGGGCTTGCCATTCGCGGCGAGGACGGCGGCGCGGCTTTCACCGGGCATCGCGACCTGATCCGCGATCTCGACACGCTGCCCTTCCCGGCCTACGACCTTCTGCCGATGCACCTGTTCGGCGCGTCGCGTTACCTGTTTTCGCCGGGCGGCATGACGATCCACCACAGCCGGGGGTGCGTCGATAGCTGCGCATTTTGCGCGTGCTGGCTGCAGATGGCCAAACGCAAGGGCGATCCGTCGGTGGAGTACGCCGAGACGTTTTTGCCGCGCTGGCGCACGCGCTCGGTGGAACCGGTCATCGACGAGATGATCCACCTGCATGACCGCTACGGCAAGAACTGCTTCGTGTTCGGCGATGACACCTGGAACGTGAAACAGGAATGGAACGACGCGTTCGCCGAGAAGGTGCTGCGCCTCGACAGGAAATTCTACTGGTTCGGATTCATGCGGGCGGATTACCTGATCCGCGACGAGAAGGCCGGCATCTTCGAAAAGCTCATCCGCACGGGCCTTTCGCATATCTGTATCGGCGTGGAGCGCGCGGAGGACGACGACCTCGATCGCATGAGCAAACACAACTACAGCACGGAAAAAAACGCCTGGCTGATCCCCTACCTCAAACGCAAATACCCTTCGCTGTTCATCCAGTCCACGTTCATCGTCGGCGTCCGCGAAGATACGCCCGAAAAGCTCGACCGCATGGTGAGCTTCGTGAAAAAACTCAACCCGGATTTCCCCGCGTTCCATCCGCTGACGCCCGTGCCCGGCACCAAGAGCTTCGAGGAGGCGCGCTCGAATGGATGGATCGAGGAGTTCGACTATTCGCGCTACGACTGGATGACGCCGGTCATGGGCACCGCGACGATGACCCGCGATGAGATCCACCTGAAACTGTGGGAGATGAACCGGCAGGTGCTCTCGCTGAAAAACATCGTCCGCGGCATCTTTTCGCCGCACAAATACAAACGCCGTATGTACATCTGGTGGGCGATCGTCACCGCCAACGTCGCACTCGATTTTCTGGTTGACCGCATCCTGCCCTCGCGTTCGGTGCGCAAAAAGGTGGAGCTGTCCGAATACGTCGGACTGCTCAAACCCGACTGGTACGAGGCGTAA